Proteins found in one Myxococcota bacterium genomic segment:
- a CDS encoding AURKAIP1/COX24 domain-containing protein: MGSVIKKRRKKMRKHKKRKLLRRARHKRKR, from the coding sequence TTGGGCAGTGTGATCAAGAAGCGTCGGAAGAAGATGCGCAAGCACAAGAAGCGCAAGCTGCTCCGACGCGCCCGCCACAAGCGGAAGCGCTAG